The Lacipirellula parvula genome window below encodes:
- a CDS encoding tetratricopeptide repeat protein: protein MASNAIRHHNSDIDCNLLAASERRFLATSMTDFAAPRKLDTAAADYFQQAEGAFKRGELEHAEELSLKSAKIYADAENGEVAKVYSKLGDISCRQGDLRAAEQWYWKSINVNERNNNHQSTAVTYHSLSGTFFAREDYTTAEKWLRKSISVSERYGDELVASPCYHQLGLIAYKRDDLDAAEQWYRKSIEIEERHGKEHEAATTYINLSAVANARKDFELAEQWLWKSIEIKERLNDLRGVSASYHQLGIVAYTRGDHPAAEKWYLKSLEIDEGLGRTRSVVYTCFSLCTNAQDQGDEDAAEKWLLKGLERCRREAQPYEVIKLGMRAEESHRFAFAERLYRESLEIAKEYENAPAEASSYRYLGNLAARQRDFEESKDWYRKAFEVYQKLGDMDSAAKCCLSLGNLSLSKTPETPIDFVAAKQWFNRAVELNAGATWRDWLVLTARLWRYRCRHFFAR from the coding sequence GTGGCATCCAACGCTATTCGCCATCATAATTCGGACATTGATTGCAATTTACTTGCAGCTTCCGAACGTCGCTTCCTGGCTACTTCAATGACCGATTTCGCCGCCCCACGAAAGCTCGACACCGCTGCCGCGGATTACTTTCAACAAGCCGAGGGGGCCTTCAAACGAGGCGAATTGGAGCATGCCGAAGAGCTTTCCCTGAAATCGGCAAAGATTTATGCAGACGCCGAGAATGGCGAGGTCGCGAAAGTCTACAGTAAGTTGGGCGATATCTCTTGTCGACAAGGCGACCTGCGCGCTGCTGAGCAATGGTATTGGAAGTCAATTAACGTCAACGAGAGGAATAACAATCACCAAAGCACGGCGGTGACTTACCACTCCTTGAGCGGCACTTTTTTCGCGAGAGAAGATTACACAACCGCCGAGAAATGGCTGCGAAAATCGATTTCAGTCAGCGAGCGATACGGCGATGAGTTGGTTGCTTCGCCCTGCTATCACCAATTGGGGTTGATCGCGTACAAGCGAGATGACTTGGATGCCGCTGAGCAATGGTATCGCAAATCAATTGAGATCGAAGAGCGTCACGGTAAGGAGCATGAGGCGGCCACGACCTACATCAATTTGAGTGCGGTCGCCAATGCTCGGAAAGACTTTGAACTAGCGGAACAGTGGCTGTGGAAGTCGATCGAGATCAAAGAGAGATTAAACGACCTTCGCGGCGTTTCAGCAAGCTACCACCAGCTAGGAATCGTCGCCTATACGCGCGGTGATCATCCAGCTGCGGAGAAGTGGTACCTAAAATCACTTGAGATTGACGAAGGGTTGGGAAGAACAAGAAGCGTTGTCTACACCTGCTTTAGTCTCTGCACAAACGCACAAGACCAGGGCGACGAAGATGCTGCTGAGAAATGGCTGCTTAAAGGCCTCGAACGCTGCCGCCGGGAAGCACAACCTTACGAAGTCATCAAACTTGGGATGCGTGCTGAAGAGTCGCATCGGTTCGCATTCGCTGAACGACTGTATCGAGAGTCGCTGGAGATTGCGAAGGAATATGAAAATGCTCCGGCTGAAGCATCTAGCTATCGATACTTAGGAAATCTCGCCGCTCGGCAGCGCGACTTCGAGGAATCCAAAGATTGGTATCGGAAAGCCTTCGAGGTTTATCAAAAACTTGGCGATATGGATTCGGCCGCAAAGTGTTGCCTCAGTCTTGGCAACCTGAGCCTATCAAAAACGCCTGAGACGCCGATTGACTTCGTCGCCGCGAAGCAGTGGTTTAATCGAGCGGTGGAATTGAATGCGGGAGCGACTTGGCGGGACTGGCTCGTGCTCACGGCTCGGCTGTGGCGGTATCGATGCCGCCACTTTTTTGCTCGCTAG
- a CDS encoding aldehyde dehydrogenase family protein — protein sequence MATVTEKFARPQVRQTQCFIGGEWVPAKSGKTFETVHPATEEVIAEVAEGDKADIDAAVKAARVQFDGGEWSKMDARDRGILMNKFADLLEEEADELAAIETLDNGKPIRDARGADIPLVIDCIRYYAGWADKIQGATIPVRGDYFTYTRREPVGVVGQIIPWNFPALMTAWKWGPALAAGCTIVMKPAEQTPLSCLRMARLAQKAGIPDGVINVVPGYGPTAGAALVKHPGVDKIAFTGEGTTAKIIQREALETMKRVTFELGGKSPNVVFADADIDAAVDGAHFGLYFNQGQCCCAGSRLFVEDRIHDEFVDRLKAKNHERKLGDPFDPETEQGPQIDKAQFDKILKYVEYGKQDGAKLISGGKRHGDEGFYIEPTLFAGVTDDMRIATDEIFGPVLSVLKFSDVDEIARRANAGNFGLAAAVWSRDIGKAHRLAARLRAGTVWINCYDVFDAGAPFGGFKESGLGRELGEAGLQAYTETKTVTVALS from the coding sequence ATGGCCACGGTGACTGAAAAGTTCGCCCGTCCGCAAGTTCGTCAGACGCAGTGCTTCATCGGCGGCGAATGGGTTCCCGCGAAGAGCGGTAAGACCTTCGAGACGGTGCATCCCGCGACTGAAGAAGTGATCGCCGAAGTCGCCGAAGGCGATAAGGCCGACATCGACGCGGCCGTGAAGGCAGCCCGCGTCCAGTTCGACGGCGGCGAGTGGTCGAAGATGGACGCCCGCGATCGCGGCATCCTGATGAATAAGTTCGCCGACTTGCTTGAGGAAGAAGCCGACGAACTCGCGGCGATCGAAACGCTCGACAACGGCAAGCCGATCCGCGACGCCCGCGGCGCCGACATCCCGTTGGTCATCGACTGCATTCGCTACTACGCCGGCTGGGCCGACAAGATCCAAGGCGCCACGATCCCCGTCCGTGGCGACTATTTCACCTACACCCGTCGCGAGCCGGTGGGGGTCGTCGGGCAGATCATTCCGTGGAATTTCCCCGCGCTAATGACGGCCTGGAAGTGGGGCCCTGCGTTGGCGGCGGGCTGCACGATTGTCATGAAGCCGGCCGAGCAAACGCCGCTCAGCTGCTTGCGGATGGCTCGCCTCGCCCAGAAGGCGGGCATTCCGGACGGCGTGATCAACGTCGTCCCCGGTTACGGTCCCACGGCTGGCGCCGCGCTCGTGAAGCACCCCGGCGTCGACAAGATCGCCTTCACCGGCGAAGGAACGACGGCGAAGATCATCCAACGCGAAGCGCTCGAAACGATGAAGCGCGTCACGTTTGAACTCGGCGGCAAGAGCCCGAACGTCGTCTTCGCCGACGCCGATATCGACGCCGCGGTCGACGGCGCCCACTTCGGCCTCTACTTCAACCAAGGCCAGTGCTGCTGTGCCGGCAGCCGGTTGTTCGTCGAAGACCGCATCCACGACGAATTCGTTGATCGCTTGAAGGCGAAGAATCACGAGCGCAAGCTGGGCGATCCTTTCGATCCTGAGACCGAGCAAGGCCCGCAGATCGATAAGGCGCAGTTCGACAAGATCTTGAAGTACGTCGAGTACGGCAAGCAAGATGGCGCCAAGCTCATCAGCGGCGGCAAGCGTCACGGCGACGAAGGCTTCTACATCGAGCCGACGTTGTTTGCCGGCGTGACCGACGACATGCGGATTGCGACTGACGAGATCTTCGGCCCGGTGCTGAGCGTGCTGAAGTTCAGCGACGTCGACGAGATCGCCCGGCGAGCCAACGCTGGCAACTTCGGCCTCGCCGCTGCAGTTTGGAGCCGTGACATCGGCAAGGCCCACCGTCTCGCCGCTCGCTTGCGGGCCGGCACGGTGTGGATCAACTGCTACGACGTCTTCGACGCCGGCGCGCCGTTCGGCGGGTTCAAAGAAAGCGGTCTCGGCCGCGAACTCGGCGAAGCCGGCTTGCAGGCGTACACCGAAACGAAGACGGTCACCGTGGCGCTGAGCTAG
- a CDS encoding HD-GYP domain-containing protein, which translates to MYIKRRQVLIAMLVMSQLGCMAFGVLWASQWLHAAFNQIIHRSVTLQAESLALTIARQSSDLADLQQPVDASGSKDSLQRLVEQLNVPHDGFVSIVRTADGKVIAATLAAPAGIKAGTALTTETLQTGKGSPQPLLAALAQDKGEGKQSFVSGMSEFAGQPYAVTALGVPQHEAAILVALSDASVNRLSAELVTPMIQVGFVLTGAVVGATAICTIFLVRRFDSTLLEVSSSLEREVERRTLGLQRSRNAVVFGLAKLAESRDKDAGQHLERLRTYVTILASELAKHNSKIDHHYVANLAIASALHDVGKMGVPDAVILKLGKLTAAERRAMQMHTVLGDECLASVERMLGDNDQFLTFAREVAAAHHEQWDGSGYPYGLQGKDIPLAARIVALADVYDALTSHREYRPAASHAEAREWIVSHYGSQFDPEVVEAFIAREVDFAKISQAAAQLDERRVAASAQTPATAEFEQAPATRSTL; encoded by the coding sequence ATGTATATCAAACGGCGGCAAGTTCTGATCGCGATGCTCGTCATGAGCCAACTCGGCTGCATGGCGTTCGGGGTGTTGTGGGCGTCGCAGTGGCTTCACGCCGCGTTCAATCAGATCATCCATCGCTCGGTGACGCTGCAGGCGGAATCGCTTGCGCTCACCATCGCCCGGCAATCGTCCGATCTCGCCGATTTGCAGCAACCAGTCGACGCGTCAGGTAGCAAAGACTCGCTCCAGCGCCTCGTCGAACAACTCAACGTTCCTCACGATGGATTCGTCTCGATCGTCCGGACAGCCGACGGCAAGGTCATTGCCGCGACGCTCGCGGCGCCGGCGGGCATCAAAGCAGGAACGGCTCTCACGACGGAGACGCTGCAGACTGGCAAGGGCTCCCCGCAACCGCTGCTCGCCGCCCTGGCTCAAGATAAAGGCGAGGGAAAACAGTCGTTCGTCTCAGGCATGTCCGAATTCGCGGGCCAGCCGTACGCGGTAACCGCCTTGGGCGTCCCGCAGCACGAGGCGGCGATTCTCGTCGCGCTCTCGGACGCGAGCGTCAATCGACTGTCGGCCGAGCTCGTGACTCCCATGATTCAGGTCGGCTTCGTGCTCACCGGCGCCGTCGTTGGCGCCACGGCGATCTGCACAATCTTCCTCGTGCGTCGGTTCGACAGCACGCTGCTGGAAGTCAGCTCGTCGCTCGAACGTGAAGTCGAACGCCGCACGCTCGGCCTGCAGCGGAGCCGCAACGCGGTGGTGTTCGGTCTGGCGAAGCTCGCCGAGTCGCGCGATAAGGACGCCGGTCAACACCTCGAACGGCTGCGGACGTACGTGACGATCCTCGCCAGCGAACTCGCCAAGCATAACTCGAAGATCGACCACCACTACGTCGCCAACCTCGCGATCGCCTCGGCGCTGCACGATGTCGGCAAGATGGGCGTCCCCGACGCGGTAATCTTGAAACTTGGCAAGCTGACCGCCGCCGAACGCCGCGCCATGCAGATGCACACGGTGCTTGGCGACGAGTGCCTCGCTTCGGTCGAGCGGATGCTCGGAGACAACGACCAATTCCTCACCTTCGCTCGCGAAGTCGCCGCCGCCCACCACGAACAATGGGACGGCAGCGGCTACCCCTACGGGCTGCAGGGAAAGGACATCCCGCTGGCCGCGCGGATCGTCGCGCTGGCCGATGTATACGACGCCCTCACCTCGCACCGCGAGTATCGCCCTGCGGCAAGCCACGCCGAGGCCCGCGAGTGGATTGTCTCGCACTACGGTTCGCAATTCGACCCGGAAGTGGTCGAGGCGTTCATCGCCCGGGAAGTCGACTTTGCGAAGATCAGCCAGGCGGCCGCTCAACTCGACGAACGTCGCGTCGCCGCCTCTGCTCAGACGCCTGCGACGGCGGAGTTTGAGCAAGCGCCAGCGACCAGATCGACCCTCTAA
- a CDS encoding trypsin-like peptidase domain-containing protein, with product MPILRLLSRRASRPVLWPLALAVSIGTLPPQYTLASPADRMTPVVAAVRNAAPAVVNIQGQKSVTDPLVAGRTTPASREVNGMGTGVVIDSRGYILTNFHVVDGVRQINVTLDGGQAYVAQLVANDRETDLAVIRIKTPQPLPTIHIGTSQDLMTGETVIALGNAYGYEHTVTSGIISALHRNVQVNETQQYLDLIQTDASINPGNSGGPLMNLDGDMIGLNVAVRAGAQGIGFAIPIDKALDVATRLIKVEKLESYWHGITPLAADGPTGPVTIARIERDSPAEISGLARGDRLEQIGTTQIDRPLDVERALLGRRAGERVPVLVQRDGQQVALDMVVAAKPGPGRSRVAESNSQLGPFQQATWDAFGLTLEPVSKSTLTDRGLPLDGGMRVVSVKPGSSAATQGVVAGDILVQIHRWYTTSEEDVQFILNRADAVAKLGPVRFDIVRGGERFFGQLALSTSGGETTRR from the coding sequence ATGCCCATCCTGCGCTTGCTCTCTCGCCGCGCTTCCCGTCCCGTCCTATGGCCTCTCGCCTTGGCCGTGAGCATCGGTACGCTGCCGCCGCAGTATACGCTGGCGTCGCCCGCCGATCGCATGACGCCGGTAGTTGCTGCCGTTCGCAATGCGGCGCCGGCGGTAGTGAACATTCAGGGACAGAAGTCGGTCACTGACCCGCTGGTAGCCGGCCGCACCACTCCCGCCTCGCGCGAAGTCAACGGCATGGGCACGGGCGTGGTGATCGACTCGCGCGGCTACATCCTTACCAACTTTCACGTCGTCGATGGCGTGCGGCAAATCAACGTGACGCTCGACGGCGGGCAAGCCTACGTCGCTCAGTTGGTCGCGAACGACCGCGAAACGGACCTCGCCGTCATCCGCATCAAGACGCCCCAGCCGCTGCCGACCATCCACATCGGTACCTCGCAAGACCTGATGACCGGCGAAACGGTCATCGCCCTGGGCAACGCCTACGGCTACGAACACACGGTCACCTCCGGCATCATCAGCGCTCTGCACCGCAACGTGCAGGTGAACGAGACTCAGCAATATCTCGACCTGATCCAAACCGACGCCAGCATCAACCCCGGCAATTCGGGCGGTCCGCTGATGAACCTCGACGGCGATATGATCGGCCTGAACGTCGCCGTTCGCGCCGGGGCCCAAGGAATCGGCTTCGCGATTCCGATCGACAAGGCCCTCGACGTCGCGACGCGGTTGATTAAGGTCGAGAAGCTGGAATCGTACTGGCACGGCATCACTCCGCTGGCGGCTGATGGCCCGACCGGCCCGGTGACGATCGCCCGCATCGAACGCGACAGCCCCGCCGAAATCAGCGGCCTGGCGCGGGGCGACCGCTTGGAACAGATTGGCACCACTCAGATTGATCGCCCGCTTGACGTGGAGCGCGCCCTGCTTGGCCGCCGCGCTGGCGAACGGGTGCCGGTCCTCGTGCAACGCGATGGCCAACAGGTCGCCCTCGATATGGTCGTCGCCGCCAAACCAGGCCCTGGCCGCAGCCGCGTCGCCGAGTCGAACTCGCAACTCGGTCCCTTCCAGCAAGCCACTTGGGATGCTTTCGGCCTGACGCTGGAGCCGGTCTCGAAGAGCACGCTAACCGATCGCGGCCTGCCGCTCGACGGCGGCATGCGGGTCGTCTCGGTGAAGCCCGGCAGCTCGGCCGCTACGCAAGGCGTTGTCGCCGGCGATATCCTCGTGCAGATCCACCGCTGGTACACCACGAGCGAAGAAGACGTGCAGTTCATCCTGAACCGTGCGGATGCGGTGGCGAAGTTGGGCCCGGTGCGGTTCGACATCGTCCGCGGCGGCGAGCGGTTCTTTGGGCAGCTGGCTCTGAGCACCAGCGGCGGCGAGACAACTCGCCGATAG
- a CDS encoding PQQ-dependent sugar dehydrogenase translates to MKFLSFLQPGCALKNQPAPKWLQAAPLVATLAGIGGLATEADAGIVGRKRVATGLNAPMFATFAPGDSTRLFIAERGAGTASNATAAIRVLNLQTGLLEPTPYLSIPGINTNGEGGLLGLAFHPDFQTNHKFYAYVTANDSVANTPFSSYIREYTAPSATSNTANTAFTPILNTTQPDTNHKGGFIGFSPNDGYLYVMFGDGGGSDDNDTGHTAGTGNAQDITSNFLGKALRIDVDRDDFPLDVDRNYGIPFDTAESPGNPFAPDAPGGANPTGDDEIWAYGLRNPFRAGFDRATGDLWIGDVGQNTREEIDFQPGNSVGGENYGWRLREGTIATPSGGVGGAKPTGAIDPVWDYKRPDDPTLTPAEANFVGTTVVGGVPYRGPDPELQGLYFFADYGSNRIWTLRPATETSPQVVEYVTPQLPTDVGTPSAISSIVEDANGNIYITYLTGAVYQIVTDALTPGDFNADAKVDNADLTAWKTGFGTATGAKAANGDADGDADVDGADFMAWQRNFGWSALNVGSGTPAATVPEPTAAALAGLAALGLVLGRRRG, encoded by the coding sequence ATGAAGTTTTTGTCATTTCTGCAGCCGGGCTGCGCGCTTAAGAACCAGCCAGCTCCCAAGTGGCTGCAAGCGGCTCCGCTGGTCGCCACTCTCGCCGGCATCGGCGGGCTTGCGACCGAGGCAGACGCCGGCATCGTCGGTCGCAAGCGGGTGGCAACGGGCCTCAACGCCCCCATGTTCGCGACATTCGCTCCCGGGGATTCAACGCGGCTGTTCATCGCCGAGCGGGGCGCCGGTACGGCTAGCAATGCGACGGCGGCGATTCGCGTTCTCAACTTGCAGACCGGGCTGTTGGAGCCGACGCCTTACCTGTCGATCCCCGGCATCAACACGAACGGCGAGGGAGGGCTGTTGGGGCTCGCCTTCCATCCCGACTTTCAAACGAACCACAAGTTCTACGCCTACGTGACGGCAAACGACTCCGTCGCGAACACGCCATTCAGCTCCTATATCCGCGAGTACACGGCGCCGAGCGCCACGTCGAACACCGCCAACACGGCGTTTACTCCGATTCTCAATACGACTCAACCCGATACCAACCACAAGGGCGGTTTCATTGGCTTCAGCCCGAACGACGGCTATCTCTACGTGATGTTCGGCGACGGCGGCGGCAGCGACGACAACGACACAGGCCACACCGCCGGCACCGGCAATGCTCAAGATATTACCTCCAACTTCCTAGGGAAGGCGCTACGAATCGACGTTGATCGCGATGACTTTCCCCTCGACGTCGATCGAAACTACGGCATCCCCTTCGATACTGCTGAGTCGCCCGGCAATCCATTTGCACCAGACGCACCCGGCGGCGCCAACCCGACCGGCGACGATGAGATCTGGGCCTACGGGTTGAGAAATCCGTTCCGCGCCGGATTCGATCGGGCGACTGGCGACCTCTGGATCGGCGACGTGGGACAAAACACGCGCGAGGAGATCGACTTCCAGCCCGGCAACAGCGTTGGAGGCGAGAATTACGGGTGGCGACTTCGCGAGGGAACGATCGCCACGCCGTCGGGCGGCGTCGGCGGCGCCAAGCCGACGGGCGCCATCGACCCCGTGTGGGATTACAAGCGTCCCGACGATCCGACGCTCACGCCTGCTGAAGCGAATTTCGTCGGCACTACGGTAGTCGGCGGCGTTCCCTACCGCGGGCCCGATCCCGAACTGCAAGGGCTCTACTTCTTCGCGGACTACGGCAGCAATCGCATCTGGACGCTCCGCCCGGCGACGGAGACTTCGCCGCAAGTCGTCGAGTACGTCACGCCGCAGTTGCCGACGGACGTCGGTACGCCCAGTGCGATTTCGTCGATCGTCGAAGATGCTAACGGCAACATTTACATCACCTACCTTACCGGGGCCGTCTACCAGATCGTGACCGACGCCCTGACGCCGGGCGACTTCAATGCGGACGCGAAGGTCGACAACGCTGATCTTACTGCGTGGAAAACGGGCTTCGGCACCGCGACCGGCGCTAAGGCTGCCAACGGCGACGCCGATGGCGACGCCGACGTCGATGGCGCCGACTTCATGGCTTGGCAGCGGAACTTCGGCTGGTCGGCGCTGAACGTCGGCAGCGGAACTCCAGCGGCGACTGTGCCGGAGCCGACTGCTGCGGCGCTGGCGGGACTTGCGGCGCTGGGGTTGGTGCTTGGGCGGCGGCGCGGTTAG